The following proteins come from a genomic window of Geothrix edaphica:
- a CDS encoding sensor histidine kinase, which translates to MSSSPATPWRWPRLKLRPVLGLLAGFLALGFWLGSTVALEMRASGNPDPWTRPLLWELTGALATWAVLWIPVSVVLNAPRPGGNRRRFLGLHLTGWAIYTTLKNALMLAPRFALYPRLGWGPYHYGDWPTHLAMEAMKDVLAYGLLALGYQTLRVWRERQEEQVRQARLEAELHDAQLRQLTGQLDPHFLFNALNTVSSVMYEDLGRTDALLTDLGQLLRAGLERRGPTWTLAEEGDHLQRYDALLLARFQDRLKVDVDLSPAPPQAQVPRFTLQRLVENAVKHNQGRREPLSVIVRAREDQGRLELSVSDDGEGFQAPEQAFSGNGHGLRGLREALRLLHGNQAHLAVAPRPGGGATVLLSFPLEAGR; encoded by the coding sequence ATGTCCTCCTCTCCCGCGACCCCCTGGCGGTGGCCCCGCCTGAAGCTCCGCCCGGTGCTGGGCCTGCTCGCCGGCTTCCTGGCCCTGGGGTTCTGGCTCGGAAGCACGGTGGCGCTGGAGATGCGGGCAAGCGGGAATCCAGACCCCTGGACCCGGCCCCTGCTCTGGGAACTGACGGGGGCGCTGGCCACCTGGGCGGTCCTCTGGATCCCGGTTTCCGTGGTGTTGAACGCCCCCCGCCCCGGCGGGAACCGGAGGCGCTTCCTGGGGCTCCACCTCACCGGCTGGGCCATCTACACCACCCTGAAAAACGCCCTGATGCTGGCGCCCCGGTTCGCCCTCTACCCCCGGCTCGGATGGGGACCCTACCACTACGGGGACTGGCCCACCCACCTCGCCATGGAGGCCATGAAGGATGTCCTGGCCTACGGCCTACTCGCCCTCGGCTACCAGACCCTCCGGGTGTGGCGGGAACGGCAGGAAGAGCAGGTCCGGCAAGCCCGCCTCGAAGCGGAGCTTCACGATGCCCAGCTCCGCCAGCTCACGGGGCAGCTGGATCCCCACTTCCTCTTCAACGCCCTGAACACCGTCAGCTCGGTGATGTACGAGGACCTGGGCCGGACCGACGCCCTCCTCACCGACCTGGGGCAGCTCCTCCGGGCGGGCCTTGAGCGGCGCGGTCCCACCTGGACCCTGGCGGAGGAGGGCGACCACCTCCAGCGTTACGATGCCCTCCTGCTCGCCCGGTTCCAGGACCGCCTGAAAGTGGATGTGGACCTCTCCCCCGCGCCGCCCCAGGCCCAGGTGCCCCGCTTCACCCTTCAACGCCTGGTCGAGAACGCCGTAAAGCACAACCAGGGCCGGCGGGAGCCCCTCTCCGTGATCGTCCGGGCGCGGGAGGACCAGGGCCGGCTCGAGCTCTCCGTGTCCGATGACGGCGAAGGTTTCCAGGCGCCCGAGCAGGCCTTCTCCGGGAATGGGCACGGCCTCCGCGGTCTGCGGGAGGCCCTGCGTCTCCTGCATGGCAACCAGGCTCACCTGGCCGTGGCCCCCCGTCCGGGGGGCGGGGCCACCGTCCTGCTGAGCTTCCCCCTCGAGGCGGGCCGGTGA
- the guaA gene encoding glutamine-hydrolyzing GMP synthase, which produces MHHERIAIIDYGSQYTRLITRRLRELGAFGLVYSSGATAAEIAGPDLKGVILSGGPNSVLEPGAPDLDPAILGLGVPILGICYGQQLLARNLGGQLHRSASREYGKAEIQAMPEQSMLFEGLPHAQQVWMSHGDHVEVAPAGFAVTAKTPSVPVAAMEDPKRGIYCLQFHPEVTHSTQGTPLLLNFLKHCGMALDWNAGNFIEEKVKVIREQVGQGTVVLGLSGGVDSSVAALLLHKAIGKQLTCVFVDHGLMRKDEMKQVQAYFAPFELNVIWVDASDEFLGALAGVTDPEQKRKIIGGKFIEVFEREAGKVKADFLGQGTTYPDVIESSGIGGAILVKSHHNVGGLPERMKLKLVEPLRELFKDEVRATGLALGLPEEMNQRHPFPGPGLAVRLPGAITRERATILQNADAIFMQELKDSGWYRKTSQAFAVLLPVQTVGIMGDERTFEWMCALRAVTSEDFMTADWARLPHELLEKIAQRIVREVKGINRVVYDITSKPPATIEYE; this is translated from the coding sequence ATGCACCACGAACGCATCGCGATCATCGACTACGGCAGCCAGTACACGCGGCTCATCACGCGGCGGCTGCGGGAGCTGGGGGCTTTCGGGCTGGTCTACAGCAGCGGGGCCACGGCGGCGGAGATCGCGGGGCCGGACCTCAAGGGCGTGATCCTCTCGGGGGGTCCCAACTCGGTGCTGGAGCCCGGGGCGCCGGACCTGGATCCAGCCATCCTCGGCCTCGGTGTCCCCATCCTCGGCATCTGCTACGGCCAGCAGCTCCTGGCCCGCAACCTCGGCGGGCAGCTGCACCGCTCCGCCAGTCGGGAATACGGCAAGGCGGAGATCCAGGCCATGCCCGAGCAGTCCATGCTCTTCGAGGGTCTGCCCCACGCCCAGCAGGTGTGGATGAGCCACGGCGACCATGTGGAGGTGGCCCCGGCGGGCTTCGCGGTCACCGCGAAGACCCCCAGCGTGCCCGTGGCGGCCATGGAGGATCCGAAGCGCGGCATCTACTGCCTCCAGTTCCACCCGGAGGTCACCCACAGCACCCAGGGCACGCCCCTGCTGCTGAACTTCCTCAAGCACTGCGGCATGGCCCTGGACTGGAACGCCGGCAACTTCATCGAGGAGAAGGTGAAGGTCATCCGGGAGCAGGTGGGGCAGGGCACGGTGGTGCTGGGCCTCAGCGGCGGCGTGGACTCCAGCGTGGCGGCGCTGCTGCTGCACAAGGCCATCGGCAAGCAGCTCACGTGCGTGTTCGTGGACCACGGCCTCATGCGCAAGGACGAGATGAAGCAGGTGCAGGCCTACTTCGCGCCCTTCGAGCTCAATGTGATCTGGGTGGACGCCTCAGACGAGTTCCTGGGGGCCCTGGCGGGCGTCACCGACCCCGAGCAGAAGCGGAAGATCATCGGCGGGAAGTTCATCGAGGTCTTCGAGCGTGAGGCGGGCAAGGTGAAGGCCGATTTCCTGGGCCAGGGCACCACCTATCCGGATGTCATCGAGTCGAGTGGCATTGGCGGCGCCATCCTGGTGAAGTCCCACCACAACGTGGGCGGGCTGCCGGAGCGCATGAAGCTCAAGCTGGTGGAGCCTCTCCGCGAGCTGTTCAAGGACGAGGTGCGCGCCACGGGCCTGGCGCTGGGCCTCCCCGAAGAAATGAACCAGCGGCACCCCTTCCCAGGGCCGGGCCTGGCCGTGCGCCTGCCGGGCGCCATCACCCGGGAGCGGGCCACCATCCTCCAGAACGCCGATGCCATCTTCATGCAGGAACTGAAGGACAGCGGCTGGTACCGCAAGACCAGCCAGGCCTTCGCCGTGCTGCTGCCCGTGCAGACCGTGGGCATCATGGGCGATGAGCGCACCTTCGAGTGGATGTGCGCCCTGCGGGCGGTCACCAGCGAGGACTTCATGACCGCCGACTGGGCGAGGCTCCCCCACGAGCTGCTGGAGAAGATCGCCCAGCGCATCGTCCGTGAGGTGAAGGGCATCAACCGCGTGGTCTACGACATCACCTCGAAGCCGCCCGCCACGATCGAGTACGAATAG
- a CDS encoding acyltransferase family protein, translating to MIIERRADLDFLRVAAILLLHLYHCGRFFNADDPWHLKAPQLLPVLNQPMDILHILRMPLLMLIAGAVAAYAIERRGLPGFAWDRMKRLLLPLLFGMLVVVPPQIYLEYLDRGRISGSYWGFWTSVFQLVPYPKGSLSWHHLWFVAYLFVYCLLALPIFAWLDRPSGRAFLRRTEAFLARNWNLLWLVVPILAIRIFLRHRPETNDLLHDPKGFLFYGYLFLTGHLLARCSAVWARLVTLRWTFLGLGLLLLAILLPDGEFPFPLEHVAVWLFSWTTLLAILGFARRGIRQEGPRLRHAQSLAYPFYILHQTVILAVGYPLMRPAMNPWARLGWVTLLSFLATWALCEGLSRVPWLRPLFGMGPVHRAAPAGSALPQPSEV from the coding sequence ATGATCATTGAACGCCGGGCGGACCTGGACTTCCTGCGAGTGGCCGCCATCCTGCTGCTGCACCTCTACCACTGCGGCCGCTTCTTCAATGCCGACGATCCCTGGCATCTGAAGGCCCCCCAGCTCCTGCCGGTCCTCAACCAGCCGATGGACATCCTGCACATCCTCCGGATGCCCCTGCTCATGCTCATCGCGGGCGCCGTCGCCGCCTATGCCATCGAGCGGCGCGGCCTGCCGGGCTTCGCCTGGGACCGGATGAAGCGGCTGCTGCTGCCCTTGTTGTTCGGCATGCTCGTCGTGGTGCCCCCCCAGATCTACCTGGAGTACCTGGATCGGGGCCGCATTTCGGGAAGCTACTGGGGCTTCTGGACCAGCGTCTTCCAGCTCGTCCCCTACCCGAAGGGCAGCCTGAGCTGGCACCACCTCTGGTTCGTGGCCTACCTCTTCGTGTACTGCCTGCTCGCCCTTCCGATCTTCGCCTGGCTGGACCGCCCCTCCGGGAGGGCCTTCCTCCGGCGAACCGAGGCCTTCCTCGCCAGGAACTGGAACCTGCTCTGGCTCGTCGTCCCCATTCTGGCCATCCGGATTTTTCTGCGCCACCGGCCCGAGACGAACGATCTGCTCCACGATCCCAAGGGATTCCTGTTCTACGGCTACCTCTTCCTGACCGGGCATCTGCTGGCACGCTGCTCCGCCGTGTGGGCGCGCCTGGTGACCCTCCGGTGGACCTTCCTCGGGCTGGGCCTCCTGCTGCTGGCCATCCTGCTTCCGGACGGCGAGTTCCCCTTCCCTCTGGAGCATGTGGCCGTCTGGCTGTTCAGCTGGACGACCCTGCTCGCCATCCTCGGGTTCGCGCGGCGGGGGATCCGTCAGGAGGGACCCCGGCTCCGGCACGCCCAGAGCCTGGCCTACCCGTTCTACATCCTGCACCAGACGGTGATCCTGGCCGTCGGCTATCCGCTCATGCGCCCGGCCATGAACCCCTGGGCGCGCCTGGGGTGGGTGACCCTCCTCTCCTTCCTCGCCACCTGGGCGCTCTGCGAGGGGCTCTCGCGGGTGCCCTGGCTCCGGCCCCTCTTCGGGATGGGCCCCGTGCACAGAGCGGCACCGGCAGGGTCGGCCCTTCCCCAACCCTCCGAAGTCTAG
- a CDS encoding LytR/AlgR family response regulator transcription factor translates to MSWRVVLADDEAPARAKFRRLLAADPRFALVAEARDGVQALALVATHHPDLLCLDIQMPGLTGFEVIQSLGASAPLALFATAFDQYALQAFEAHAVDYLLKPFDGRRLSRALDRCAALLTAGGGDPSQRALAADLGTRSPLRRLLVRHGEGWTVLPLDQVSRLRAAGKQVFAHGPEGARPLRQSLGTLEGQLDPAQFVRVHRGDLVNLAFVDRLEPYGHGDGLLTMKDGSALVLSRTFRDRFLAAWMGRA, encoded by the coding sequence GTGAGTTGGCGCGTCGTCCTGGCGGATGACGAGGCCCCGGCCCGGGCCAAGTTCCGCCGCCTTCTCGCGGCGGATCCCCGGTTCGCCCTCGTGGCCGAGGCCAGGGATGGTGTCCAGGCCTTGGCCCTGGTGGCCACCCACCATCCCGATCTGCTCTGCCTGGACATCCAGATGCCGGGGCTCACGGGTTTCGAGGTGATCCAATCCCTGGGGGCCTCGGCCCCGCTGGCCCTGTTCGCCACGGCCTTTGACCAGTACGCCCTCCAGGCCTTCGAGGCCCACGCCGTGGACTACCTCCTCAAGCCCTTCGACGGCCGGCGGCTGTCCCGCGCCCTGGATCGCTGCGCGGCCCTGCTGACCGCAGGCGGCGGAGATCCAAGCCAACGGGCCCTGGCGGCGGATCTGGGCACGCGATCCCCCCTCCGGCGCCTCCTCGTGCGACATGGGGAGGGATGGACCGTCCTCCCTCTGGACCAGGTGAGCCGCCTGCGCGCGGCGGGGAAACAGGTGTTCGCCCACGGCCCCGAGGGCGCCCGCCCCCTCCGGCAGTCCCTGGGAACCTTGGAGGGTCAGCTGGATCCTGCCCAGTTCGTGCGCGTCCACCGTGGCGACCTCGTGAACCTGGCCTTTGTGGACCGGCTGGAGCCCTACGGCCATGGGGACGGCCTGCTGACGATGAAGGACGGCAGCGCCCTGGTGCTGAGCCGGACCTTTCGGGACCGCTTTCTCGCGGCATGGATGGGACGGGCCTGA
- the dsrP gene encoding sulfate reduction electron transfer complex DsrMKJOP subunit DsrP, which translates to MFTLRNFSGFLSGTLRLITKGGRLYYAWVGFLLLLIAIGAGAYIGQLKDGLIVTKMRDQVSWGFYIGNFTFLVGVAAAAIMLVIPAYIYDWEPIKEITILGEMLAISALIMCLGFVMVDIGRPDRFWHIIPLVGRLNWPQSMLAWDVIVLNLYLLLNWFVVTYLLFCAYTERHYVKKLVLPLVLLSIPMAVSIHTVTAYLYNGLAARPFWNSAILAPRFLASAFCSGPAILLILLQVLRKTTKLTIKDEAIFKVAELMAYTMGFNLFLTAAEAFKELYSGTEHMVYFQYLLFGLKGHTTLVPYAWASILCGLVAFILFLVPRTRTNWVTLNIGCVLIYASVYIEKGMGLIIPGLTPDVLGDIYVYRPSFTEIAVAAGIFAIGFLAFTLMLKAAVPMMLGEFTITKGRTPVEAPPQEI; encoded by the coding sequence ATGTTCACGCTGAGAAACTTCTCGGGATTCCTCTCCGGCACCCTCCGCCTCATCACCAAGGGCGGCCGCCTCTACTACGCCTGGGTGGGCTTCCTTCTGCTCCTCATCGCCATCGGCGCCGGCGCCTACATCGGCCAGCTCAAGGACGGCCTCATCGTCACGAAGATGCGCGACCAGGTCTCCTGGGGCTTCTACATCGGCAACTTCACCTTCCTGGTGGGCGTGGCCGCCGCCGCCATCATGCTGGTCATCCCCGCCTACATCTACGACTGGGAACCCATCAAGGAGATCACCATCCTGGGCGAGATGCTGGCCATCAGCGCCCTCATCATGTGCCTGGGCTTCGTCATGGTGGACATCGGCCGGCCCGACCGGTTCTGGCACATCATCCCGCTGGTGGGGCGCCTGAACTGGCCCCAGTCCATGCTGGCCTGGGATGTGATCGTGCTGAACCTCTACCTGCTGCTGAACTGGTTCGTGGTCACCTATCTGCTCTTCTGCGCCTACACCGAGCGGCACTACGTGAAGAAGCTGGTGCTGCCCCTGGTGCTGCTCTCCATCCCCATGGCGGTGAGCATCCATACCGTCACGGCCTACCTCTACAACGGCCTGGCGGCGCGGCCCTTCTGGAACTCCGCCATCCTCGCCCCGCGGTTCCTCGCCTCGGCCTTCTGCTCGGGTCCCGCCATCCTGCTCATCCTGCTCCAGGTGCTGCGGAAGACCACCAAGCTCACCATCAAGGACGAGGCCATCTTCAAGGTGGCCGAGCTGATGGCCTACACCATGGGCTTCAACCTCTTCCTCACCGCCGCCGAGGCCTTCAAGGAGCTGTACTCGGGCACGGAGCACATGGTGTACTTCCAGTACCTGCTGTTCGGCCTCAAGGGCCACACCACGCTGGTGCCCTACGCCTGGGCCTCCATCCTCTGCGGCCTGGTGGCCTTCATCCTCTTCCTGGTGCCCCGCACCCGCACGAACTGGGTGACGCTCAACATCGGGTGCGTGCTGATCTACGCCAGCGTCTACATCGAGAAGGGCATGGGCCTCATCATCCCGGGCCTCACGCCCGACGTGCTGGGGGACATCTACGTCTACCGTCCCTCCTTCACGGAGATCGCCGTGGCCGCGGGCATCTTCGCCATCGGCTTCCTGGCCTTCACCCTCATGCTGAAGGCTGCGGTCCCCATGATGCTGGGCGAGTTCACCATCACCAAGGGGCGGACCCCGGTGGAAGCCCCGCCCCAGGAGATCTAG
- the glyS gene encoding glycine--tRNA ligase subunit beta has product MSTAKTFLLELHCEEIPARFLTPLTEEFATAFVAWSQNQGLASAALKTFYSPRKLAWRGPGLPASQPDQTETQVGPPQRMCVGEDGKPTIQGLKFAEKWGVDFSAVRFEQPAGKKEPCAVVTITKQGRPTVDLLAEALPGLIAGLHVPKAMRWGNSEFEFVRPIRNILCLFGDQVVPITVDGVAATNTTWGHRLYHRDHPAPVTVATPEAYESALETAGVVVSVEARRTRIAQQLETLAAEVKGRVVADAELLDTLAEIVEFPKIVRGEFPADFLELPKEVLVTSLREHQKSFCIEGPDGALLPCFLTAANRTDDPAGFVKAGNEWVLKARLYDARFFFAEDRKHPLSDRLEKLMALTFQRELGSYHDKTGRVVALVKNLASRMSDDTDHIDRALEAARMAKCDLRTLMVGEFPELQGVMGGEYLRHEGAHEEVWMAVKEHYRPVGADDALPGTPMGCLLSLCDKLDTVAGCFAVGLIPTGSKDPLALRRAGQGIVRILWERGWAFTPADLIEVALRVVGAKATKPAAETTEALLAFFKDRVAYQLELAGYAGSVRRSALAAGWEDLADLKARCEALSAFAEDARFASLAQSAKRIGNILKDETASGDFDSALLTQDEEKVLAEHLGRLEATGDQKALLAALADLAAPLEAFFNAVMVKCEDPALRAARLSLLHRLRLAFLRVADFSLWQ; this is encoded by the coding sequence GTGAGCACCGCCAAGACCTTCCTGCTGGAGCTGCACTGCGAGGAGATCCCGGCGCGGTTCCTCACGCCGCTGACGGAGGAATTCGCGACGGCCTTCGTCGCCTGGTCCCAAAACCAAGGCTTGGCCTCCGCCGCGCTGAAAACCTTCTACTCCCCGCGCAAGCTTGCCTGGCGCGGGCCCGGCCTGCCCGCCTCCCAGCCTGACCAGACCGAAACCCAGGTGGGCCCGCCCCAGCGCATGTGCGTGGGGGAGGACGGCAAGCCCACGATCCAGGGCCTGAAGTTCGCGGAGAAGTGGGGCGTGGACTTCAGCGCCGTGCGCTTCGAGCAGCCCGCCGGGAAGAAGGAACCTTGCGCGGTGGTGACGATCACGAAGCAGGGCCGCCCGACCGTGGACCTGCTGGCGGAAGCCCTGCCGGGGCTCATCGCGGGACTGCATGTGCCCAAGGCCATGCGCTGGGGCAACTCCGAGTTCGAGTTCGTGCGGCCCATCCGCAACATCCTGTGCCTCTTCGGCGATCAGGTCGTGCCCATCACGGTGGATGGTGTCGCGGCCACCAACACCACCTGGGGCCACCGGCTCTACCACCGCGATCATCCGGCTCCAGTGACGGTCGCCACGCCCGAGGCCTATGAGTCAGCGCTGGAGACCGCAGGCGTCGTGGTCAGCGTGGAGGCCCGCCGCACCCGCATCGCCCAGCAACTGGAGACACTCGCTGCCGAGGTGAAGGGCCGCGTGGTGGCTGACGCGGAGCTGCTGGACACCCTCGCCGAGATCGTGGAGTTCCCCAAGATCGTGCGCGGCGAGTTCCCCGCCGACTTCCTGGAGCTGCCCAAGGAGGTGCTGGTCACCAGCCTGCGCGAGCACCAGAAGAGCTTCTGCATCGAGGGGCCGGATGGCGCGCTGCTACCCTGCTTCCTCACCGCCGCCAACCGCACGGACGATCCCGCGGGCTTCGTGAAGGCCGGCAACGAGTGGGTGCTGAAGGCGCGGCTCTACGACGCGCGGTTCTTCTTTGCGGAGGACCGGAAGCATCCCCTGTCCGACCGGTTGGAAAAGCTCATGGCGCTTACGTTCCAGCGGGAGCTGGGGAGCTACCACGACAAGACCGGCCGGGTGGTGGCGCTGGTGAAGAACCTGGCCTCCCGGATGTCGGACGATACCGACCACATCGACCGGGCCTTGGAGGCGGCCCGCATGGCCAAGTGCGACCTGCGCACGCTGATGGTGGGCGAGTTCCCCGAGCTGCAGGGCGTCATGGGCGGCGAGTACCTCCGGCACGAGGGCGCCCACGAGGAAGTGTGGATGGCCGTGAAGGAGCACTACCGGCCCGTCGGCGCCGACGATGCCCTCCCCGGCACGCCCATGGGCTGCCTGCTGTCGCTCTGCGACAAGCTGGACACGGTGGCGGGCTGCTTCGCCGTGGGGCTCATCCCCACCGGTTCCAAGGACCCCCTCGCCCTCCGCCGCGCCGGCCAGGGCATCGTGCGCATCCTGTGGGAGCGCGGCTGGGCCTTCACCCCCGCCGACCTGATCGAGGTTGCCCTCCGCGTCGTCGGGGCGAAAGCCACCAAGCCCGCTGCCGAAACCACCGAGGCCCTCCTGGCCTTCTTCAAGGACCGCGTGGCCTACCAGCTGGAACTGGCCGGGTACGCGGGCTCCGTGCGCCGTTCGGCCCTGGCCGCCGGCTGGGAGGATCTGGCGGACCTCAAGGCCCGCTGCGAGGCCCTGTCCGCCTTCGCCGAGGATGCCCGCTTCGCCAGCCTCGCCCAGAGCGCCAAGCGCATCGGGAACATCCTGAAGGACGAAACCGCCAGCGGCGATTTCGACAGCGCCCTGCTGACGCAGGACGAAGAGAAGGTGCTGGCCGAGCACTTGGGCAGGCTGGAAGCCACCGGCGACCAGAAGGCCCTGCTCGCGGCCCTGGCGGATCTCGCCGCGCCCCTGGAGGCTTTCTTCAATGCCGTCATGGTGAAGTGCGAGGACCCGGCCCTCCGCGCCGCGCGGCTCAGCCTGCTCCATCGCCTCCGCCTGGCTTTCCTGCGCGTGGCGGACTTCAGCCTCTGGCAATGA
- a CDS encoding glycine--tRNA ligase subunit alpha, which yields MHIQELILRLQRFWADRGCLIGQPYDLEKGAGTMNPLTFFGALGSKPWNVAYVEPSRRPADGRYGENPFRVYKHLQFQVILKPSPAKVQDLYIESLEALGIDLTKHDLRFEEDNWESPSLGAWGVGWQVVLDGMEISQFTYFQQVGGLDCRPVSAELTYGIERICMFLGGYDNIFDLVHGEVKTDDGVFPVTYGQMRQREEFELSAYSFEHADIDLHRSLFDAFEKEGWRLLKDHGHFLSAYEQALKMSHTFNVLDARGAVSTTERPGIIKRVRDLACACARAYLEHQEGTVAPAEAPGKGGAK from the coding sequence ATGCACATCCAGGAACTGATCCTCCGCCTGCAGCGGTTCTGGGCTGACCGGGGCTGCCTCATCGGCCAGCCCTACGATCTGGAAAAGGGTGCGGGCACCATGAACCCGCTGACCTTCTTCGGGGCCCTCGGGAGCAAACCCTGGAACGTGGCGTACGTGGAGCCCTCGCGGCGCCCGGCCGATGGCCGCTACGGCGAGAATCCCTTCCGTGTCTACAAGCACCTCCAGTTCCAGGTGATCCTCAAGCCCAGCCCCGCCAAGGTGCAGGACCTCTACATCGAGAGCCTGGAAGCCCTCGGCATCGACCTCACCAAGCACGACCTCCGCTTCGAGGAGGACAACTGGGAGTCCCCGTCCCTGGGCGCCTGGGGCGTGGGCTGGCAGGTGGTGCTGGACGGCATGGAGATCAGCCAGTTCACCTACTTCCAGCAGGTGGGCGGCCTGGACTGCCGGCCCGTGAGCGCCGAGCTGACCTACGGCATCGAGCGCATCTGCATGTTCCTGGGCGGCTACGACAACATCTTCGACCTGGTGCACGGCGAGGTGAAGACGGACGACGGCGTGTTCCCCGTCACCTACGGCCAGATGCGCCAGCGCGAGGAGTTCGAGCTCAGCGCCTACAGCTTCGAGCATGCGGACATCGACCTGCACCGCTCCCTATTCGACGCCTTCGAGAAGGAGGGCTGGCGCCTGCTCAAGGACCATGGTCACTTCCTCAGCGCCTACGAGCAGGCCCTCAAGATGAGCCACACCTTCAACGTGCTGGACGCCCGCGGCGCCGTGAGCACCACCGAGCGCCCCGGCATCATCAAGCGCGTGCGCGACCTGGCCTGCGCCTGCGCCCGGGCCTACCTGGAGCACCAGGAGGGCACCGTCGCACCTGCGGAAGCCCCCGGGAAGGGAGGTGCGAAGTGA
- a CDS encoding HD domain-containing phosphohydrolase encodes MGEDIQVVPQQVSILIVDDLPIIRLSLERILTKAGYRCRTAEDVPGALRALEGEASDLVLSDIQMPGASGLDLVKALKPRIPDVSVVMVSSTEAAETAIECLQQGAFGYVLKPFQPREILVQVNAALRRRMLEIAFRDREAQLARKVREQTEQIRASREEVALRLISASEHRDHETGTHVRRIGLYAAEMGRLLGWDEDAIETIRAAAPMHDIGKVGVPDAILQKPGALTDEEWVTMKRHTSMGATILKGSKVPFIQMGARIAFGHHEKWDGTGYPRGLKGEAIPIEARITTLVDVFDAASSRRHYKDAWPEDQVVALLQRGRGVHFDPRLVDLFLANLGCFAEILVANPDEDRDEDPGI; translated from the coding sequence ATGGGCGAAGATATCCAGGTGGTGCCTCAGCAGGTCAGCATCCTGATCGTGGATGACCTGCCCATCATCCGTCTGTCGCTCGAGCGCATCCTCACCAAGGCCGGCTACCGCTGCCGTACCGCGGAGGATGTGCCGGGGGCCCTCAGGGCCCTGGAGGGGGAGGCCTCGGATCTGGTGCTCAGCGACATCCAGATGCCGGGCGCTTCGGGGCTGGATCTGGTGAAGGCCCTCAAGCCCCGGATTCCGGATGTCTCCGTGGTGATGGTCAGCTCCACGGAGGCGGCGGAGACCGCCATCGAGTGCCTGCAGCAGGGAGCCTTCGGCTACGTGCTGAAGCCCTTCCAGCCAAGGGAGATCCTGGTGCAGGTGAACGCCGCCTTGCGGCGGCGCATGCTGGAGATCGCCTTCCGGGATCGCGAGGCCCAGCTGGCCCGGAAGGTCCGGGAACAGACCGAGCAGATCCGGGCGTCACGGGAGGAGGTCGCGCTCCGGCTCATTTCCGCCAGCGAGCACCGGGACCACGAGACAGGCACCCACGTCCGGCGCATCGGCCTCTACGCCGCCGAGATGGGGCGGCTGCTGGGGTGGGACGAGGATGCCATCGAGACCATCCGGGCCGCCGCGCCCATGCATGACATCGGGAAGGTCGGTGTGCCGGACGCCATCCTCCAGAAGCCCGGCGCCCTCACGGATGAGGAGTGGGTCACCATGAAGCGGCACACCTCCATGGGCGCCACCATCCTCAAGGGGTCGAAGGTCCCTTTCATCCAGATGGGGGCCCGCATCGCCTTCGGCCATCACGAGAAGTGGGATGGCACGGGCTATCCGAGGGGCCTCAAGGGTGAGGCCATCCCCATCGAGGCCCGCATCACCACCCTGGTGGACGTCTTCGACGCGGCCAGCAGCCGGCGCCACTACAAGGACGCCTGGCCCGAAGACCAGGTGGTGGCCCTGCTCCAGAGAGGCAGGGGCGTCCACTTCGACCCCCGGCTGGTGGACCTCTTCCTGGCGAACCTGGGGTGCTTCGCGGAGATCCTCGTCGCGAACCCCGATGAGGATCGCGACGAGGATCCCGGGATCTAG